A window of the Drosophila simulans strain w501 chromosome 2L, Prin_Dsim_3.1, whole genome shotgun sequence genome harbors these coding sequences:
- the LOC6731861 gene encoding integumentary mucin C.1, whose amino-acid sequence MLRTFAILLLIAVAVNARAAPQKTTVSPEYEVTEEVDSSTYMSVEEGTITVDVDSDVILTTNPEGEAFTEASPVVTTEEPLPDSVVQQLERERAQEEELKNPEKPEEELDSESEEEDQTTSTNTEPPKSEVSESTTKRSYKFGATTLPPSFITTISRVEITTILPQDGVTTPTAETEETTVKEEVKTIRNYFERKPAHMEEIELDMAENRMETTTNEPLNENVELSMIVTTDAALVEEDKKPGIETDQGESVETTVVPVYQYVSNAAPIVTEPQPELTTVVPKVKEEAATTEGAIEETTELPLVLSTASKPTTEAEATTEPAPSTTTSTTETVLVTTKVETLENFQPETTMIALDTTTTTSTTEAPTTTSTTDAPTTTSTTSTTEAPTTTSTTSTTEAPTTTSTTEAPTTTSTTSTTSAPTTTTTTERPIQTRAPRVERIFNSDGVEVLYGYSSVVRTNRS is encoded by the exons ATGCTGCGGACCTTTGCCATTCTGCTACTGATCGCAGTGGCTGTAAACGCAAGAGCTGCGCCACAGAAAACCACCGTTTCGCCGGAGTATGAAGTCACCGAGGAGGTGGACTCCTCCACCTATATGTCCGTGGAGGAGGGCACCATTACGGTGGACGTCGACTCGGATGTGATATTGACCACCAATCCCGAGGGTGAGGCCTTCACCGAAGCCAGTCCCGTAGTTACGACGGAGGAACCACTTCCGGATTCGGTGGTGCAACAGCTTGAGAGGGAGCGTGCTCAAGAGGAGGAGCTCAAGAATCCCGAAAAGCCGGAAGAGGAGCTCGATTCGGaatcggaggaggaggatcagACCACATCAACAAATACGGAGCCACCAAAGTCTGAAGTTTCAGAGAGCACCACCAAGCGGAGCTACAAGTTCGGAGCCACCACACTGCCACCTAGTTTCATCACAACCATTAGTAGAGTGGAGATCACCACTATTCTGCCACAGGACGGAGTCACGACGCCTACTGCTGAGACCGAGGAAACCACCGTCAAGGAGGAGGTCAAAACCATAAGGAACTACTTCGAGCGGAAGCCCGCGCATATGGAAGAGATTGAACTGGACATGGCCGAGAACCGAATGGAAACGACCACAAATGAACCTCTCAATGAGAACGTGGAGCTATCCATGATTGTGACCACCGACGCCGCCTTGGTGGAGGAGGATAAGAAGCCCGGAATTGAGACTGATCAAGGGGAGTCGGTGGAAACCACAGTGGTGCCTGTTTACCAATACGTTAGCAATGCAGCTCCTATCGTCACTGAACCGCAACCAGAATTAACTACGGTGGTACCAAAAGTAAAGGAAGAAGCAGCCACCACTGAGGGTGCCATTGAAGAAACTACAG AACTGCCACTAGTTTTGTCCACTGCATCTAAACCCACCACAGAGGCTGAGGCGACCACTGAACCAGCTCCTAGCACCACCACTTCAACCACCGAGACTGTTCTGGTCACCACCAAGGTGGAAACATTGGAGAACTTTCAGCCAGAGACCACAATGATTGCTCTCGacaccacaaccaccacaaGCACCACTGAAGCTCCAACTACGACGAGCACCACTGACGCTCCAACTACGAcgagcaccaccagcaccactgAAGCTCCAACTACGAcgagcaccaccagcaccactgAAGCTCCAACTACGACGAGCACCACTGAAGCTCCAACTACGACAAgtaccaccagcaccaccagtgctccaaccacaaccaccaccacagaACGCCCCATTCAGACGCGAGCTCCGCGTGTGGAGCGAATCTTCAACTCCGACGGAGTGGAAGTGCTCTACGGATACTCGTCGGTGGTGCGGACCAACCGCTCGTGA
- the LOC6731862 gene encoding glycine-rich cell wall structural protein — MDQESPTMKIYALCAFLLLAIVAVQGYPGIHGGFGHGGLGGLGGLGGLGGLGGRVGFGGPGGYGGPGGYGGLGGYGGPGSYGGGGGGAVATANANANANSGGYSPGGYYG; from the coding sequence ATGGACCAAGAATCACCCACGATGAAGATCTATGCACTCTGCGCTTTCCTGCTCCTTGCCATTGTGGCAGTCCAAGGATATCCCGGTATACACGGCGGATTTGGACACGGCGGACTCGGAGGACTCGGTGGCTTGGGAGGACTTGGCGGCTTAGGAGGACGCGTTGGTTTCGGAGGACCCGGTGGCTATGGAGGACCCGGTGGCTACGGAGGACTCGGTGGCTACGGCGGACCCGGTAGCtacggcggtggtggtggaggcgcAGTAGCCACTGCCAACGCTAATGCAAACGCAAACTCAGGTGGTTACAGCCCGGGTGGATACTACGGATAA
- the LOC6731863 gene encoding glycine-rich cell wall structural protein 2, translating to MKFLAICIFLIFALVAVQAHPGGFGGFGGGGGGGGSNAVANANAAATADSRGGGPASASASATATANANSGGGGGGHGRRG from the coding sequence ATGAAGTTCCTGGCTATCTGCATTTTTCTAATCTTCGCCCTGGTGGCCGTTCAGGCTCATCCTGGTGGATTCGGCGGATtcggtggtggcggtggaggcggcggTTCGAACGCAGTTGCCAACGCAAATGCCGCTGCTACCGCCGACAGCAGAGGGGGCGGTCCAGCTTCCGCCTCGGCCTCGGCCACTGCAACCGCCAACGCCAACTCcggaggcggtggaggaggaCATGGCAGACGTGGATAG
- the LOC120284968 gene encoding uncharacterized protein LOC120284968, whose translation MLMPMLRAALEDSAVAQDLAVAQDLAVAQDLAVAQGSAVAQGSAVALDLVVAQGSAVDQGSAVAQDLVVAQGSAVVQVSAVAQDLVVAQDLVAAHLRPQPLPRHRLVVADVVALDPLLHRHPPMPPGADSVRPIQAILVFGVKR comes from the coding sequence ATGCTAATGCCAATGCTCAGGGCGGCTTTGGAGGACTCGGCGGTCGCCCAGGATTTGGCGGTGGCCCAGGATTTGGCGGTGGCCCAGGATTTGGCGGTGGCCCAGGGTTCGGCGGTGGCCCAGGGTTCGGCGGTCGCCCTGGATTTGGTGGTGGCCCAGGGTTCGGCGGTGGACCAGGGTTCGGCGGTCGCCCAGGATTTGGTGGTGGCCCAGGGTTCGGCGGTGGTCCAGGTTTCGGCGGTCGCCCAGGATTTGGTGGTGGCTCAGGATTTGGTGGCGGCTCATCTTCGGCCTCAGCCTCTTCCTCGGCATCGGCTAGTGGTGGCGGACGTGGTGGCGCTGGATCCGCTTCTGCATCGTCATCCGCCAATGCCTCCGGGGGCAGATTCGGTTAGACCGATCCAAGCTATACTGGTATTTGGAGTTAAGCGATAA
- the LOC6731866 gene encoding glycine-rich protein DOT1, translating into MKTLIVLALLVAAVSALPQFGFGRPGFGGGFGGGPYGGGFGGGPYGGGFGGGPYGGGFGGGPYGGGFGGGPYGGGFGNPYGGGFGGGRRHGGGRGGGGGAASASASSSASAAGGGGGAASSSASSSASASGGGFYG; encoded by the coding sequence ATGAAGACTCTAATTGTTCTCGCTCTTCTGGTGGCCGCCGTTTCGGCCCTACCGCAATTCGGATTCGGACGACCAGGATTTGGTGGCGGATTCGGCGGCGGACCCTACGGCGGCGGCTTTGGCGGTGGTCCATATGGCGGCGGCTTTGGCGGCGGTCCTTATGGTGGCGGTTTCGGAGGTGGTCCATACGGCGGCGGATTCGGCGGCGGTCCCTATGGCGGTGGATTCGGTAATCCCTATGGCGGCGGATTCGGCGGTGGAAGGCGTCATGGCGGCGGacgtggtggtggcggtggtgctgcCTCTGCCTCCGCATCTTCGTCAGCCTCGGCAgcaggtggtggtggcggagcagcctcctcctccgcctcttCATCCGCCTCTGCCAGCGGCGGTGGTTTCTACGGATAA